A region from the Aegilops tauschii subsp. strangulata cultivar AL8/78 chromosome 5, Aet v6.0, whole genome shotgun sequence genome encodes:
- the LOC109770387 gene encoding fructose-bisphosphate aldolase, chloroplastic, protein MASATLLKSSFLPKKAEWGVARQVAAPRVSMVVRAGAYDDELVKTAKTIASPGRGILAMDESNATCGKRLDSIGLENTEANRQAFRTLLVSVPGLGNHISGAILFEETLYQSTVDGKKIVDILVEQGIVPGIKVDKGLVPLTGSNDESWCQGLDGLASREAAYYQQGARFAKWRTVVSIPNGPSELAVKEAAWGLARYAAISQDNGLVPIVEPEILLDGEHGIERTFEVAQKVWAETFYQMAQNNVMFEGILLKPSMVTPGAECKDRATPEQVADYTLKLLSRRVPPAVPGIMFLSGGQSEVEATLNLNAMNQGPNPWHVSFSYARALQNTCLKTWGGRPENVKAAQEALLLRAKANSLAQLGKYTSDGEAAEAKEGMFVKNYSY, encoded by the exons aTGGCATCTGCTACTCTCCTCAAGTCCTCCTTCCTCCCCAAGAAGGCCGAATGGGGCGTCGCGCGCCAGGTCGCCGCCCCGAGGGTGTCCATGGTCGTCCGCGCCGGCGCCTACGACGATGAGCTCGTCAAGACCGCG AAAACCATCGCGTCGCCGGGGCGCGGCATCCTGGCCATGGACGAGTCCAACGCCACCTGCGGGAAGCGCCTCGACTCGATCGGCCTGGAGAACACAGAGGCGAACCGGCAGGCGTTCCGCACGCTGCTGGTCTCCGTCCCTGGCCTCGGCAACCACATCTCCGGCGCCATCCTCTTCGAGGAGACGCTCTACCAGTCCACCGTCGACGGCAAGAAGATCGTCGACATCCTGGTGGAGCAGGGCATCGTGCCCGGGATCAAGGTGGACAAGGGCCTGGTGCCGCTCACCGGCTCCAACGACGAGTCTTGGTGCCAGGGCCTCGACGGCCTCGCCTCCCGGGAGGCCGCCTACTACCAGCAGGGCGCCCGCTTCGCCAAGTGGCGCACCGTGGTCAGCATCCCCAACGGCCCCTCCGAGCTGGCCGTCAAGGAGGCCGCCTGGGGCCTCGCCCGCTACGCCGCCATCTCGCAGGACAACGGTCTGGTGCCCATCGTGGAGCCGGAGATCCTGCTGGACGGGGAGCACGGCATCGAGCGCACCTTCGAGGTGGCGCAGAAGGTGTGGGCCGAGACCTTCTACCAGATGGCCCAGAACAACGTCATGTTCGAGGGCATCCTGCTCAAACCCAGCATGGTCACCCCCGGCGCCGAGTGCAAGGACAGGGCCACACCGGAGCAGGTCGCCGACTACACCCTCAAGCTCCTCAGCCGCCGCGTGCCGCCCGCCGTCCCCGGCATCATGTTCCTGTCGGGAGGGCAGTCCGAGGTGGAGGCCACGCTCAACCTCAACGCCATGAACCAGGGGCCCAACCCGTGGCACGTCTCCTTCTCCTACGCCAGGGCGCTGCAGAACACGTGCCTCAAGACGTGGGGCGGCCGGCCGGAGAACgtcaaggcggcgcaggaggcgCTGCTGCTGCGTGCCAAGGCCAACTCGCTCGCGCAGCTCGGAAAGTACACAAGCGACGGCGAAGCCGCTGAGGCCAAGGAGGGCATGTTCGTTAAGAACTACAGCTACTAA